Below is a genomic region from Methanobacterium sp..
TATAACTCCTATTATTCATTATTATCTTCAACATCTATCATATCTCTAAAGAATTCCACCCAGAGACTTGATTTATTTTTTTTAGCAAATTTTCCCATTTTTCTGAATCTGGAAAGAGCTTTTTCACCTTCTGTGGTTATTTCATAGTACTTTACCCTTCGTTTTCCATGATGCTCCCATGATCCTTTTATCAAGTTATTTTTCTCTAGATCATGCAGTACGGGGTATATTTTGCTGGCACTGGGCATTTTAGTATTATATGGGGCGGTAGATTCATGAAATTTGGTCATTATTTCGTATCCATGCTGTCTTTTTTTGCTGATAAGCCACAGGATCATGGTATTACCAAAACCTCTCATTAACCCTCTAATAAGCTTTTTTTCGTAATTAGACATGCTATTGAATAACTCTTTATGAGCTTTCATGCATTTAATTCTCTTTTCTTCATCTAAATTATTTTCTGGGCTAGATTCATTTGAATTATCCACATTGGGTGTTCCATCATCGTCCATCCATTTACCTCCTATGCCTCATTTTATGATATATCAAAATTTGATATGTAAAAAAATAATATATCTATTTTCTATATAAAAGTTTTGGATATATCTAAAGATATAATATATTTAGGCTTACCTAAACTATTCAAAAATACAGTACATCGATATATGATATAAATTTTTGGGTAAGCCTAAAAAATCGAATTATAAAAATAGGTAACCAGTTACCATATTATTTTATCTAAGGGGGATAACTGCCATGTTTTGATTTATTACATGGGATACAACAAGCAAAATATGACGATTCTAAACCTTAAATAAGCATTAAATTATTTAATTTGTAAATACAATATTAAATCATATATGATGAATGAGTATATTAATTCATAATCTTACAACATTTAAAGATCTAAAGGAATTAATTTCAAAAATTGTATTTAGCATGGTTTTATCTGAGGGGGTTAGTAAAATGAAAATTGGATTTTCAACGCTGGCACTTTTTATGAATTCAATGGAACATTTTTTAGAAACAGCTACAAATGACGGCTTTCAATTAATGGAAATGCTGTGTGAAGGCCCTTATTGGCCTAGAAACATGCTGCTCATGGATAAAAAGGAGTTTGAAATATTTAATTCTTATGATGTATCTGTATTTTTACACGCTCCTACTATAGATCTTAATCCTGCAAGTCTAAATCCAGGGATCAGGGAAGAAACATTGAAGCAGCTTAATGAAACAGTTGATTTGGCCGTAGAAATTGGGGCAAAAGCTATTACAACACATCCCGGCATGATTAATAGGCTTGAAGATAGAATAAGAGAATGGGGAATGGTTTACTCAATCGAAACACTTCAAAAAGCCAATGATTACGCAGAAGGTAGGGGCATTAAGTTTTCAGTTGAAAATATGCCTAATAGATATGCATATTTCTGTAACAGTGCTGAAGAGCACGAATTCTTTGTTAAAGAGAGTGGTTCTTATGCTACTGTAGATACAGGGCATGCAAATACATCTGATGATCCGGCATCTTTTTTTAAAATGAAAAAAATAATTTATTACCATTTGAATGATAACGACGGCAAAAAAGACCAGCATTTAGCACTTGGTGAAGGGACTTTTGACTTGTCACTGCTTAATGGGGTTAATAACGGCATCATAGAATTAAATAACTATGAAAATATTCTAAAAAGTAGGGATCTGCTTGTTTCATTGGACCAGAGCATTTCTGATGTAAATGCCAAATAATTATGATATTTGAGTTGGATTTACGTGAAGTAGGGATATGTTTACTTGAATGGGATATTCCCGCAGATATAATATGATTTGAAGATAAGATTTAATTCATTGGAAAGATTATATCGAATGAAACATTTTTTAAAGTAGATATGTGCTTGTTTGGCACAGAGCATTTCTAAATGGATTATATAATAAAGATTAAGGTTTAGTTTAGCTGAAGATATCATGATTAAGGTTTTCAAATAATGATTTTCGTTTTTATCAAATCAGTATTCTCTGATGTAAATTCAAAACAAATTTAAACTTTAAAGAATATATCAGAAGTTGAATATGGATAATTAGAATTTTAAAATAATAATATTTATCAGGTGATACCATGGCAAAGGTTTATTTTTCAGATTTTAGATCGAGAAGTAGCAGGGAAAATAAGGTAAGTAAAATAAAAAAGATTTTTAATGCTGCCGGCTTTGCTGATATTTTAGATGAAAGTGATTTAACTGCAATTAAGCTTCATTTTGGAGAGAAGGGAAATGATTCTTATATAAATCCAGTTTTTGTAAGGCAAATCGTGGATAAAGTAAAACAAAATGGGGCCAAACCTTTTGTAACTGATACTAACACGCTTTATTTTGGACACAGACACAACTCCGTTGATCACCTCCAAACAGCGATACAGCATGGCTTTGGTTATGCAGTTCTGGATGCCCCTATTATAATTGCAGATGGAATTTTAGGAAATAATGAGGCCAGAATTGAAATTAACAAAAAACATTTTGAAGAAGTTAAAATTGCAGGAGACATCGAAAAATCAGACAGCATGATTGTAATGTCTCATTTTAAAGGTCATGGTATGAGCGCATTTGGGGGAGCGATAAAAAACCTTGCTATGGGATGTGCTTCTGCATTTGGTAAAATAGAACAGCATGGATGTGCTAAACCGGTAGTAAAGGATGCATGTACTGCCTGCGGTAAATGTATGTCTGTATGTCCTGAAGATGCAATATACATTGAAGACGGGAAGTCGTTTATAGACTACGACAGGTGTATTGGATGTAATTTCTGTATTGAAGTATGCCCTGACTCAGTTATAGACCTTGATCTTGAGAAGATACCTGAATTTATTGAAAAAATGGTAGAGTATGCATATGGCGCTGTTAAAAA
It encodes:
- a CDS encoding DUF362 domain-containing protein, which codes for MAKVYFSDFRSRSSRENKVSKIKKIFNAAGFADILDESDLTAIKLHFGEKGNDSYINPVFVRQIVDKVKQNGAKPFVTDTNTLYFGHRHNSVDHLQTAIQHGFGYAVLDAPIIIADGILGNNEARIEINKKHFEEVKIAGDIEKSDSMIVMSHFKGHGMSAFGGAIKNLAMGCASAFGKIEQHGCAKPVVKDACTACGKCMSVCPEDAIYIEDGKSFIDYDRCIGCNFCIEVCPDSVIDLDLEKIPEFIEKMVEYAYGAVKNKQDKVCYINFLMNITPDCDCVPWSDAPIVPDIGILASFDPVAIDAASIDLVNEQCGFENSLLHHNFHKGEDKFKGVYEGIDGRIQLKYGEEIGLGSADYELIRM
- a CDS encoding PadR family transcriptional regulator, whose product is MDDDGTPNVDNSNESSPENNLDEEKRIKCMKAHKELFNSMSNYEKKLIRGLMRGFGNTMILWLISKKRQHGYEIMTKFHESTAPYNTKMPSASKIYPVLHDLEKNNLIKGSWEHHGKRRVKYYEITTEGEKALSRFRKMGKFAKKNKSSLWVEFFRDMIDVEDNNE
- a CDS encoding sugar phosphate isomerase/epimerase, which translates into the protein MKIGFSTLALFMNSMEHFLETATNDGFQLMEMLCEGPYWPRNMLLMDKKEFEIFNSYDVSVFLHAPTIDLNPASLNPGIREETLKQLNETVDLAVEIGAKAITTHPGMINRLEDRIREWGMVYSIETLQKANDYAEGRGIKFSVENMPNRYAYFCNSAEEHEFFVKESGSYATVDTGHANTSDDPASFFKMKKIIYYHLNDNDGKKDQHLALGEGTFDLSLLNGVNNGIIELNNYENILKSRDLLVSLDQSISDVNAK